A single genomic interval of bacterium harbors:
- the rpsO gene encoding 30S ribosomal protein S15, whose translation MLKREAKQGILGKYRRHNEDTGSPEVQIALLTERINHLAGHLKNHAKDFHSRRGLLKMVGQRRRLLAYLERTDIAAYRRMVESLDLRR comes from the coding sequence ATGCTTAAGCGTGAAGCCAAGCAGGGCATCCTCGGCAAGTACCGGCGACACAACGAGGACACAGGATCACCCGAGGTGCAGATCGCGTTGCTCACCGAACGGATCAATCACCTCGCCGGACACCTCAAGAACCACGCCAAGGATTTTCACTCACGACGGGGTCTGCTGAAGATGGTAGGGCAGCGCCGGCGGCTGCTTGCATATCTCGAGAGAACCGACATCGCCGCCTACCGGCGAATGGTGGAGTCGCTGGACCTGCGGCGCTAA
- a CDS encoding polyribonucleotide nucleotidyltransferase produces MNLAALVRRAEVEIGSNRMVFETGLLAKQASGAVTVTCGETVVLVTATMSDTLREGIDFFPLTCDFEEKMYAAGKIPGGFFKREGRPGERAILTSRLIDRPLRPLFPKGFRNDVQIVATVLSTDQENDPGIAAVNGASAALVLSGIPFGGPIGAVRMGLIDGNLVVNPTLRQVEEQSHLDLIVAGTEDAIIMVEAGANEVPESVLIEAITRAHAEIRRIVTAQRELAAAAGKPPRVPSLVKHDPEMEEAVRSAALPLVREALASPEKLAREDALRAVQTEVTANIGGQFPSAAGAIGEVIASVTKEAVRRSILEDGVRPDGRGTREIRPLACVVGLLPRAHGSGLFQRGQTQVLAITTLGTGDDRQRLDDIGIREEKRYMHHYSFPPFSVGEARPLRGPGRREVGHGALAERALELMIPNQEQFPYVIRVVSEVLESNGSTSMAAVCASTLSLMDAGVPIRAAVGGIAMGLISGTGGKYAILTDIQGIEDAMGDMDFKVAGTREGVTALQMDVKNSGLPQGVLTEALEQAREARLTILDAMSNALPAPRATLSAHAPRILTLQINPEKIREVIGPGGKVINKITAETGAKIDIEQDGRVMVASVNEDAARRAVAMIEGIVRELQVGETYQGRVTRVLNFGAFVELLPGKEGLVHISELSYGRVNKVEDVVKVGDELAVKVKEIDGLGRVNLTHRGTQPPPEGWEEETDEPQPANAEHRPRSPRPRTGDARGGGPPRRRDGGGRPPRRPQP; encoded by the coding sequence ATGAACCTGGCAGCGTTGGTCCGCCGCGCTGAAGTCGAGATCGGCTCTAACCGGATGGTGTTTGAAACCGGTCTGCTGGCAAAGCAGGCATCCGGGGCCGTTACGGTAACATGCGGCGAGACCGTCGTCCTTGTAACCGCGACGATGTCGGACACCCTGAGGGAAGGGATTGACTTCTTCCCACTAACGTGCGATTTCGAGGAGAAGATGTATGCCGCCGGGAAGATTCCCGGCGGTTTCTTCAAGCGGGAGGGGCGTCCGGGCGAGAGGGCGATCTTAACTTCCCGACTCATAGACAGGCCGCTCCGGCCGCTGTTTCCCAAGGGATTTCGCAACGACGTCCAGATCGTTGCCACCGTGCTCTCCACCGATCAGGAAAACGACCCCGGCATCGCCGCCGTGAACGGCGCTTCCGCTGCGCTCGTTCTGTCCGGGATCCCGTTCGGCGGGCCCATTGGAGCGGTGCGGATGGGCTTGATCGATGGCAATCTTGTGGTGAACCCCACCCTTCGCCAGGTGGAGGAGCAGAGCCATCTCGACCTGATCGTGGCCGGGACTGAGGACGCCATCATAATGGTTGAGGCGGGCGCCAACGAGGTGCCCGAATCAGTGTTGATCGAGGCGATAACGCGGGCGCACGCCGAGATTCGCCGCATTGTGACCGCTCAGCGCGAGTTGGCGGCGGCGGCCGGTAAGCCCCCCCGCGTTCCCTCGCTGGTCAAGCACGATCCGGAGATGGAAGAAGCGGTTCGCAGCGCAGCCCTGCCGCTGGTGCGCGAGGCGCTGGCCAGCCCCGAGAAGCTGGCGCGAGAGGATGCGCTGCGTGCTGTGCAGACGGAGGTGACCGCAAATATCGGCGGGCAGTTCCCATCCGCCGCCGGAGCGATCGGCGAGGTCATCGCTTCGGTCACAAAGGAAGCGGTCAGGCGCAGTATCCTAGAGGATGGAGTCCGGCCGGACGGCCGTGGGACGAGGGAGATTCGGCCGCTGGCATGCGTGGTGGGCCTGCTGCCCCGCGCGCACGGGTCTGGGCTGTTCCAGAGGGGGCAGACCCAGGTCCTCGCTATTACCACGTTGGGAACAGGTGACGACAGGCAGCGCCTGGATGACATAGGCATACGCGAAGAGAAGCGCTACATGCACCACTACTCGTTCCCGCCGTTCTCCGTGGGTGAGGCCCGCCCGCTGCGCGGCCCGGGCCGCCGCGAGGTTGGGCATGGTGCCTTGGCTGAGCGGGCGCTGGAACTAATGATCCCCAATCAAGAGCAGTTCCCCTACGTGATCCGGGTGGTTTCCGAGGTTCTGGAATCGAATGGGAGCACGTCCATGGCAGCGGTTTGCGCTTCCACCCTGTCGCTGATGGACGCGGGCGTTCCCATCCGTGCCGCTGTGGGCGGGATCGCCATGGGGCTCATCTCCGGGACCGGCGGCAAGTATGCCATCCTGACCGACATCCAGGGCATCGAGGATGCCATGGGCGACATGGACTTCAAGGTTGCCGGCACGCGCGAGGGCGTAACCGCGCTCCAAATGGACGTCAAGAACTCCGGGCTCCCACAGGGCGTGCTGACCGAGGCGTTGGAGCAGGCCAGGGAAGCTAGGCTCACGATCCTCGATGCCATGTCCAACGCTCTGCCCGCTCCCCGTGCCACGCTGTCGGCTCATGCCCCACGCATCCTTACGCTGCAGATCAACCCCGAGAAGATCCGGGAGGTCATCGGTCCCGGAGGAAAGGTGATCAACAAGATCACCGCGGAAACAGGGGCCAAGATAGACATCGAGCAGGATGGGCGGGTGATGGTCGCATCGGTAAACGAGGACGCCGCCCGGCGCGCCGTGGCTATGATCGAGGGCATCGTCCGCGAGTTGCAGGTGGGGGAGACCTACCAAGGCCGGGTTACGCGGGTGTTGAACTTCGGGGCGTTCGTCGAGCTGCTGCCCGGTAAGGAAGGCCTAGTGCACATCTCTGAGCTATCCTACGGCCGTGTCAACAAGGTCGAAGACGTGGTCAAGGTAGGCGATGAGCTTGCGGTGAAGGTGAAGGAGATCGACGGTTTGGGTCGCGTCAACCTCACGCACCGCGGTACACAGCCTCCCCCGGAAGGATGGGAGGAGGAGACCGACGAGCCCCAGCCGGCCAACGCAGAGCACAGGCCGCGATCACCCCGTCCTCGTACAGGTGACGCCCGCGGCGGGGGCCCGCCGCGACGGCGCGATGGAGGCGGCAGGCCGCCCCGTAGGCCGCAGCCGTAA
- a CDS encoding pitrilysin family protein, which produces MDPTHRSVLPNGIRVITEAMPQVRTAAIGLWIGAGSRYEAVEVHGVSHFLEHLFFKGTHGRSALAIAQAVDALGGQMNAFTDKEHTCIHVKVLADHLPPIVELMADMLLNSKFDPIAIERERQVITEEIKMYEDSPDAMVQDLIAQTIWDGHPLGRPVIGTRKTVSRLRRADFVRYVEERYRPDNVLVAIAGDVEHQAATELIARHLGRWDGRAVVQETLQPSLTPTVTIRSKEIEQVHLCMATRGCSAADEDRYVLAVLDNLLGGGMSSRLFQEIREKRGLVYSIASYPASYREGGLSVIYAAMSPENGPEVVRLILEEIAALFGTLDEAELQRAKESLKGSIMLPLESTSSRMSKLAGSELYHSRQIDLDEILGRIDAVDASAVQRMAAEIFTPGQMAMAAIGPFGAHGTPRGPLERAFGRSLGVLATGQ; this is translated from the coding sequence ATGGATCCGACACACAGGTCGGTGCTGCCTAACGGCATTCGGGTAATAACCGAGGCAATGCCGCAGGTTCGCACCGCTGCGATTGGCCTGTGGATCGGGGCTGGGTCGCGGTATGAGGCCGTGGAGGTCCACGGCGTTTCGCACTTCCTTGAACACCTCTTCTTCAAGGGCACGCACGGTAGATCTGCGCTGGCCATCGCGCAGGCGGTGGACGCGCTGGGCGGCCAGATGAACGCCTTCACGGACAAGGAGCACACTTGCATCCATGTGAAGGTGCTGGCGGATCACCTGCCCCCGATCGTGGAGTTGATGGCGGACATGCTGCTCAACTCCAAGTTCGACCCCATCGCTATCGAGCGCGAGCGGCAGGTCATCACGGAAGAGATTAAGATGTACGAGGATTCGCCGGACGCAATGGTGCAGGACCTGATCGCTCAGACGATCTGGGACGGGCATCCGCTCGGCAGGCCGGTCATCGGGACGCGCAAAACCGTTTCCCGGCTGAGGCGCGCCGACTTCGTTCGGTACGTCGAGGAGCGTTACCGGCCCGACAACGTCCTCGTGGCAATTGCCGGGGACGTTGAGCACCAGGCGGCCACCGAGCTCATCGCGCGCCACCTGGGCCGGTGGGACGGCCGCGCGGTGGTGCAGGAGACTCTCCAGCCCTCGCTCACGCCGACGGTAACCATCCGCTCGAAGGAGATCGAGCAGGTGCATCTCTGCATGGCCACGCGGGGCTGTTCGGCGGCCGATGAGGACAGATACGTGCTGGCCGTGCTCGACAACCTGCTAGGAGGGGGAATGAGCAGCCGCCTCTTCCAGGAGATCAGGGAGAAGCGCGGGCTTGTGTACAGCATCGCCTCGTATCCGGCCTCGTATCGCGAGGGCGGGCTTTCGGTCATCTACGCGGCCATGAGCCCCGAGAACGGTCCAGAGGTCGTGCGCCTTATCCTGGAGGAGATCGCGGCCCTGTTCGGCACTCTTGACGAAGCGGAGCTGCAGCGCGCCAAGGAGTCGCTCAAGGGCAGCATCATGCTCCCGCTTGAGAGCACCAGCAGCCGGATGAGCAAGCTGGCGGGCTCCGAGCTGTACCACAGCCGGCAGATAGACTTGGACGAGATCCTCGGGCGCATAGATGCCGTGGACGCATCCGCGGTGCAGCGGATGGCCGCCGAGATCTTTACGCCCGGCCAGATGGCCATGGCCGCAATAGGGCCGTTCGGGGCGCACGGTACCCCGCGCGGGCCGCTGGAGCGGGCCTTTGGCCGGTCGCTGGGCGTCCTGGCCACCGGGCAATGA
- the dapB gene encoding 4-hydroxy-tetrahydrodipicolinate reductase — protein sequence MDTIRVAVSGAAGRMGRTAIRAIAREPDMVLVGALEHDQAIGLDAGEQAGARRLDVKVTDSLEAIIATGPDVLVEFAPGGVAADHARAAIEAGIRPVVGSTGIPGSEIELLGGLAALRKTGAVVAPNFAIGAVLMIEFARLAARHLPHVEIIELHHDRKRDAPSGTAEKTARAIASVRAESPSTAVPAAAASGEELVAGARGGVIEGVRVHSVRLPGLVAHQEVIFGGPGQVLTIRHDSTSEESFMPGLLLAVRRVPGLNGLVHGLEHLLGLR from the coding sequence ATGGATACGATCCGTGTTGCCGTAAGCGGTGCCGCTGGTCGGATGGGTCGGACCGCGATCCGCGCCATCGCCCGCGAGCCAGACATGGTCCTGGTCGGCGCCCTAGAACACGACCAGGCGATCGGGCTTGACGCCGGAGAGCAGGCCGGCGCCCGGCGTCTGGATGTCAAGGTAACCGACAGCCTGGAAGCCATCATCGCCACCGGTCCGGACGTGCTGGTGGAGTTCGCTCCGGGGGGGGTGGCGGCCGATCACGCCCGCGCAGCGATCGAGGCCGGCATCCGGCCGGTTGTGGGCAGCACCGGGATCCCTGGGAGTGAGATCGAGCTACTGGGCGGACTGGCGGCTTTGCGCAAGACCGGTGCCGTGGTCGCGCCCAACTTCGCGATCGGCGCGGTGCTGATGATTGAGTTTGCCCGGCTTGCCGCGCGCCACCTTCCCCACGTGGAAATCATCGAACTGCACCACGACCGCAAGCGCGACGCGCCCTCGGGTACCGCGGAGAAGACCGCGCGCGCCATCGCATCGGTCCGGGCTGAATCCCCCTCGACCGCGGTGCCGGCCGCTGCCGCATCCGGGGAGGAACTCGTCGCCGGCGCGCGGGGCGGCGTCATCGAAGGGGTCCGCGTGCACAGCGTACGCCTGCCCGGCCTGGTTGCGCACCAGGAGGTCATCTTCGGTGGTCCTGGCCAGGTTCTCACGATCCGCCACGACTCAACGAGCGAGGAGTCGTTCATGCCGGGGCTGCTGCTGGCGGTCCGCCGTGTGCCCGGGCTGAACGGCCTGGTCCACGGCCTGGAGCATCTGCTGGGATTGCGCTAG
- a CDS encoding aspartate-semialdehyde dehydrogenase: MVGGLRVAVIGATGVVGGAMVRILEERGFPAASLRLFATARSVGRTVVFHGKAVEVEETGDGVLESDLVLFAGGDDASRRLAWAVAEAGGVAVDNSSTWRMDPRVPLVVPEVNAGALRGHQGVIANPNCVAVALVMALKPIHDAAGIRRCIVATYQSVSGGGADNMRALLAQSRGLLDAADALETGDADRITAAAGTPSPVAFNVRPQWRWEPDGETEEENKIVAETRKILATDLPVSVTAMRVPVMVGHTLAVHLDLARPLAPDAARAALRGARGVEVVDDPSVDLVPTPLLAAGRDPVYVGRLRADRFDPCGLSLVVCSDNLRKGAALNAVQIAEYLLAAGMLRGRGETAQPKGG, translated from the coding sequence ATGGTCGGCGGTCTTCGTGTGGCAGTGATCGGTGCCACCGGCGTGGTGGGCGGCGCGATGGTGCGGATTCTTGAGGAGCGGGGATTTCCCGCCGCCTCGCTCCGGCTGTTCGCCACGGCCCGGTCCGTAGGCCGGACCGTGGTCTTTCACGGCAAGGCGGTAGAGGTCGAGGAGACCGGCGACGGTGTGCTGGAGTCCGATCTCGTGTTGTTTGCCGGAGGCGACGACGCCAGCCGGCGCCTGGCTTGGGCGGTGGCCGAAGCCGGTGGGGTCGCGGTGGACAACTCGTCCACGTGGCGAATGGACCCCCGGGTGCCCCTCGTCGTCCCGGAGGTCAACGCGGGCGCGCTGCGCGGTCACCAGGGTGTGATCGCCAACCCGAACTGCGTCGCGGTAGCCCTGGTTATGGCACTGAAGCCGATACACGATGCGGCCGGAATCCGTCGTTGTATCGTGGCAACCTATCAGTCGGTCTCGGGCGGCGGCGCGGACAACATGCGGGCGCTCCTGGCGCAGAGCCGGGGGCTACTCGATGCCGCCGACGCTCTGGAGACCGGGGATGCGGATCGCATCACCGCGGCCGCGGGGACCCCGTCACCCGTGGCTTTCAACGTCCGACCGCAGTGGAGGTGGGAACCGGACGGCGAGACCGAGGAAGAGAACAAGATCGTTGCAGAGACGCGGAAGATACTGGCCACCGACCTCCCGGTCAGCGTAACGGCGATGCGCGTACCCGTGATGGTAGGGCACACGCTGGCTGTTCACCTGGACCTGGCCAGACCACTGGCTCCTGACGCGGCCCGGGCTGCCCTGCGGGGGGCACGCGGGGTTGAGGTGGTGGACGACCCTTCAGTCGACCTTGTGCCGACGCCCCTGCTGGCTGCGGGCCGCGACCCGGTGTACGTGGGCCGTCTCAGGGCTGACCGCTTCGACCCGTGCGGGCTGAGCCTAGTGGTCTGTTCCGACAACCTGCGCAAGGGCGCCGCCCTCAACGCGGTGCAGATCGCGGAGTACCTGCTGGCAGCAGGCATGCTGCGCGGCCGCGGGGAGACCGCGCAGCCCAAGGGAGGATGA
- the dapA gene encoding 4-hydroxy-tetrahydrodipicolinate synthase, translating into MTMPFFGHLITAMVTPFDADGRVDYTRAAVLTGRLIAGGNDGLVVAGTTGESPTLSDDEKVRLFGAVKEAAGDRAKVIAGTGTYDTAHSIHLSKEAHRVGADGLLLVNPYYNRPSQDGLYAHFRAVAESTPLPVMLYNIPGRTGVNCMPETMARLAEIPNIVAVKEAAGSLDQVSEIRVRTPDRFSIYSGDDSLTLPKLAVGATGVVSVAGNLAGAEIQAMIHAFLAGGVEEALRLHRRLWPLFKVLFITTNPVPVKAAMRLAGFDCGRVRLPLVDATPKEEEQIQVVLRALGLMPAQA; encoded by the coding sequence ATGACAATGCCGTTCTTCGGCCACCTGATAACCGCAATGGTAACGCCGTTTGACGCCGACGGTCGGGTTGACTACACCCGTGCCGCGGTGCTGACCGGCCGCCTGATCGCAGGCGGGAACGACGGCTTGGTGGTTGCCGGTACGACCGGGGAGTCACCTACGCTCTCCGATGACGAGAAGGTTCGGCTCTTCGGCGCGGTGAAGGAGGCCGCTGGTGATCGGGCCAAGGTGATCGCCGGAACCGGAACCTACGACACCGCGCACTCGATCCACCTGTCAAAGGAAGCGCACCGCGTCGGCGCAGACGGTCTGCTTCTGGTGAACCCCTACTACAACCGGCCGTCGCAGGACGGGCTCTACGCCCACTTCCGGGCCGTTGCCGAAAGTACCCCGCTGCCGGTGATGCTGTACAACATTCCGGGGCGCACCGGGGTGAACTGCATGCCCGAGACGATGGCCCGCCTCGCCGAGATCCCCAACATCGTCGCCGTCAAGGAAGCCGCCGGAAGCCTCGACCAGGTCTCCGAGATCCGAGTGAGGACTCCTGACCGGTTCAGCATCTACAGCGGGGACGACAGCCTGACGTTGCCCAAACTGGCGGTCGGTGCAACCGGGGTGGTCAGCGTCGCCGGGAACCTGGCCGGAGCGGAGATCCAGGCGATGATCCACGCCTTTCTTGCCGGCGGTGTGGAAGAGGCGTTGCGTTTGCATCGCCGCCTGTGGCCGCTCTTCAAGGTGCTGTTCATCACCACGAACCCGGTGCCGGTGAAGGCCGCGATGCGGTTGGCCGGTTTCGACTGCGGGAGGGTCCGGCTGCCCCTGGTGGATGCAACGCCCAAGGAGGAGGAGCAGATCCAGGTGGTGCTGCGCGCGCTGGGTTTGATGCCGGCTCAGGCGTGA
- a CDS encoding undecaprenyl-diphosphate phosphatase, which yields MLDLIILGIVQGLTEFLPISSTAHLLFAEHYLGMSRPGLVLEAALHLGTVLAACVLFWPDVVRIVRSIPALLRRSEGPGARSLDPAARMAVTILTSTAVTAALGLALAGPLERMFESVRATAAQLMITGTILLWSRERGTRSAEEATVRDGVVLGLAQALAIVPGISRSGVTIVAGLALGLRRTESARLSFLISIPAIAGASAFALKDAGMATRLGYAPLELLVGAVVACISGGLAIVWLVDLIRRHRLIAFSAYCWLVGVLVLLTAR from the coding sequence GTGCTCGACCTCATCATTCTCGGAATCGTCCAGGGGCTGACCGAGTTCCTTCCCATCAGCAGCACCGCCCACCTGCTTTTCGCCGAGCACTACCTGGGCATGTCCAGGCCAGGGCTCGTGCTGGAGGCCGCGCTGCACCTCGGCACCGTACTGGCCGCCTGCGTGCTGTTCTGGCCGGACGTTGTACGGATCGTCCGAAGCATCCCCGCTCTCCTGCGAAGGTCCGAGGGGCCGGGCGCCCGCTCCTTGGATCCCGCGGCCCGGATGGCGGTGACGATCCTAACCTCCACCGCGGTCACCGCTGCGCTGGGTCTCGCGCTTGCCGGCCCGCTGGAGCGGATGTTCGAATCGGTCCGCGCTACAGCGGCGCAGCTTATGATAACCGGTACGATCCTGCTCTGGAGCCGCGAACGCGGCACGAGATCCGCCGAGGAAGCCACGGTAAGGGATGGCGTGGTCCTGGGTTTGGCACAGGCCCTGGCGATAGTGCCGGGGATCTCGCGATCCGGGGTCACGATCGTCGCCGGCCTGGCGCTCGGCCTGCGGCGCACCGAGAGCGCCCGGTTGTCGTTCCTCATCTCCATCCCGGCCATCGCAGGAGCCAGCGCCTTTGCGTTGAAGGACGCCGGGATGGCCACACGCTTGGGGTATGCGCCGCTGGAACTACTGGTTGGTGCGGTTGTGGCCTGCATCTCGGGTGGGCTGGCTATTGTGTGGCTGGTTGATCTCATCAGGCGCCACCGGCTGATAGCGTTCAGCGCTTACTGCTGGCTGGTCGGCGTGCTGGTTCTACTCACGGCGAGGTAG
- a CDS encoding DNA translocase FtsK encodes MARRRQSRPPSHNRPVAAGWALVLVALVLGLAFLPGATGIPLTLARWQRLLLGTAAPALPAYVLIAGLILMAAGERVRLSRRIVGFLMGSATVLLVVHAWTAGADLLGAGLAGQGGGAIGGGLTWVLARGLGRDGMWAAVGVLAVLSLSLLTGVTLASAGAGLRAAARGGIFLATVLLRLAARLVRFLAAEARGLWAAVHARWVRRRRADRTSAQKTAQPVPDEPKSTLEVPLRVPTPGPEGISPPAIDPQTRGRARSKAPRADEPVQQERLAFASADYRLPPISMVGEGGGTRARSRVDPAETARALEQTLDSFGVKARVVHWEVGPVVTRFEVQPEPGVKVQRITSLTNDIALNLAAQSVRIEAPIPGKSAIGIELPNLKASMVHLREILAAEIFQKATSPLVVAVGKDIAGHPIVADLAEMPHLLIAGATGSGKSVALNAMIASLLFRSTPRQVRLVMIDPKRVELTDYNEIPHLLTPVVTNPRQAASVLKDMLRVMEQRFELFAAAGVRNIQSYNQLADVEPLYYIVIIVDELADLMMVAPADFEDIICRLAQMTRATGIHMVVATQRPSVDVITGLIKANIPSRLAFAVSSQVDSRTILDGPGAEKLLGRGDMLFMPLGVSRAIRAQGAYIADDEIRALVGWWRGQGTPVYDTALVEAQQSAATEESADGERLLEAARLIVRTGYGSVSLLQRKMRIGYVTAARLVDELEARGIVGPVQGSNPRDVLIGLDDLDRLLRKKVPPTS; translated from the coding sequence ATGGCCAGGCGACGGCAGTCCCGCCCGCCTTCGCACAACCGCCCGGTCGCGGCCGGATGGGCGCTCGTGCTGGTTGCGCTCGTGCTCGGCCTGGCGTTCCTGCCGGGCGCGACCGGTATTCCCCTGACGCTGGCCCGATGGCAGCGTCTCCTGCTGGGTACGGCTGCCCCGGCTCTCCCTGCCTACGTTCTGATTGCCGGGCTTATCCTGATGGCCGCGGGCGAGCGCGTGCGCCTCAGCCGGAGGATCGTGGGCTTCCTAATGGGATCGGCCACGGTCCTGCTGGTAGTGCACGCGTGGACCGCCGGCGCAGATCTTCTGGGCGCAGGGCTGGCAGGGCAGGGCGGTGGCGCGATCGGGGGCGGCCTCACCTGGGTTCTCGCCCGGGGGCTGGGACGGGATGGGATGTGGGCGGCCGTGGGCGTACTGGCGGTATTGAGCCTGAGCCTGCTGACCGGCGTCACGCTCGCGTCGGCGGGGGCAGGTCTCCGCGCCGCCGCGCGGGGAGGGATCTTCCTGGCGACCGTGCTCCTGCGGCTGGCTGCGCGCTTGGTCCGCTTCTTGGCCGCGGAGGCGCGAGGCCTCTGGGCCGCGGTCCACGCCCGCTGGGTGCGAAGACGCAGGGCGGATCGCACTTCGGCCCAGAAGACGGCCCAGCCGGTTCCGGATGAACCCAAGAGCACACTCGAGGTGCCCTTGCGCGTGCCTACCCCGGGACCGGAAGGCATCTCCCCACCCGCAATTGATCCTCAGACCCGTGGCAGGGCACGGTCCAAGGCGCCAAGAGCCGATGAACCGGTCCAGCAGGAACGGCTCGCATTCGCGTCCGCGGACTACCGGCTTCCGCCCATATCAATGGTCGGGGAGGGTGGGGGAACCAGGGCGCGCAGCCGGGTTGACCCGGCCGAGACCGCCAGGGCCCTTGAGCAGACGCTGGATAGCTTCGGGGTGAAGGCGCGCGTGGTTCACTGGGAGGTTGGGCCGGTTGTCACGCGCTTTGAGGTTCAACCCGAGCCCGGTGTGAAGGTTCAGAGGATCACCAGCCTCACCAACGACATCGCCCTCAACCTGGCCGCCCAGAGCGTGCGGATTGAGGCGCCAATTCCAGGGAAGTCGGCCATCGGGATCGAGCTGCCCAACCTGAAGGCAAGCATGGTGCACCTCAGGGAGATCCTGGCGGCGGAGATCTTCCAGAAGGCCACCTCGCCGCTGGTGGTCGCGGTCGGCAAGGATATCGCAGGGCATCCCATAGTGGCCGACCTGGCTGAAATGCCCCACCTGCTGATTGCCGGTGCGACCGGGTCCGGAAAGTCGGTGGCGCTGAACGCGATGATTGCCAGCCTGCTGTTCCGCAGCACTCCCCGCCAGGTTCGGCTCGTCATGATTGATCCCAAGCGGGTGGAGCTCACCGACTACAACGAAATCCCTCACCTGCTGACGCCCGTGGTCACGAACCCCCGCCAGGCCGCCAGCGTGCTCAAGGACATGCTGAGGGTAATGGAGCAGCGCTTCGAGCTGTTCGCTGCGGCAGGCGTGCGCAACATCCAGAGCTACAATCAACTCGCCGACGTCGAACCGTTGTACTACATCGTCATCATCGTTGACGAGCTGGCCGACCTGATGATGGTAGCCCCGGCCGACTTTGAGGACATCATCTGTCGCCTGGCCCAGATGACCCGGGCCACCGGGATCCACATGGTGGTGGCGACGCAGCGGCCCTCGGTGGACGTGATAACGGGGCTGATCAAGGCCAACATACCGTCACGCCTGGCTTTCGCGGTTTCCAGCCAGGTTGACAGCCGGACGATTCTGGACGGCCCAGGAGCGGAGAAGCTGCTGGGTCGCGGTGACATGCTCTTCATGCCTCTGGGTGTCTCCCGGGCGATCCGCGCCCAAGGCGCGTACATAGCAGACGACGAGATCCGTGCGCTCGTGGGATGGTGGCGGGGGCAAGGGACGCCGGTCTACGACACGGCGTTGGTCGAGGCGCAGCAATCCGCGGCCACCGAGGAATCGGCCGATGGCGAGCGGCTCCTGGAGGCTGCCAGGCTGATCGTGCGGACCGGGTACGGCTCGGTGTCCCTGCTTCAGAGGAAGATGCGCATAGGCTACGTGACGGCGGCCCGGCTCGTGGACGAGCTGGAGGCGCGCGGGATCGTGGGGCCGGTGCAGGGAAGCAACCCACGCGATGTGCTTATCGGCCTCGACGATCTCGACCGGCTTCTGCGCAAGAAGGTGCCGCCAACCTCGTAG
- a CDS encoding BMP family ABC transporter substrate-binding protein has product MKQVTVRAAALVLVALAVLVWSAGPTAVQAQAPKKLLIGMVYDVGGRGDLSFNDMAYAGLSRAQKEFGAKVVTKDLEPAAGGENREELLRLLAGEKYDLIFGIGFLFTDSITRVAKAFPGVKFGIVDGFIDKEPNVASLLFNEHEGSFLVGAAAALKSKTGKIGFVGGMKIPLIEKFESGYIAGAKFVKPNVVVFSDYAGTTGEAFRDPVKGKELATAQYDRGADIIYHASGGTGIGVFEAASAKKKMAIGVDADQSLTVKPDQRGRVLTSMMKRVDVAVYSTIKSLVGGSFKAGVQSFGLKEGGVGYAVNDYNREMMKEFVPRLEALKKDIVAGKIKVPSDKTQLEAFLKGIKR; this is encoded by the coding sequence ATGAAGCAGGTCACGGTGCGCGCCGCGGCGCTGGTACTCGTGGCGCTGGCGGTACTGGTGTGGTCGGCCGGTCCTACGGCCGTGCAGGCACAGGCCCCCAAGAAGCTACTCATAGGAATGGTCTACGATGTGGGAGGCCGGGGAGACCTGTCCTTCAACGATATGGCCTACGCGGGACTGTCGCGGGCGCAGAAGGAGTTTGGAGCCAAGGTCGTGACAAAAGACCTGGAGCCCGCCGCGGGCGGCGAGAACCGAGAAGAGCTGCTGCGCCTCCTGGCCGGCGAGAAGTACGACCTGATCTTCGGCATTGGGTTCCTGTTTACCGACAGCATTACGCGTGTGGCCAAGGCTTTTCCCGGCGTGAAGTTTGGCATAGTGGACGGGTTCATTGACAAGGAACCCAACGTGGCCAGCCTCTTGTTCAACGAGCACGAAGGGTCCTTCTTGGTCGGTGCCGCGGCGGCGCTGAAGTCCAAGACGGGCAAGATCGGGTTTGTCGGCGGGATGAAGATCCCCCTGATCGAGAAGTTCGAATCCGGCTACATCGCCGGCGCGAAGTTCGTCAAGCCCAACGTTGTGGTCTTCTCGGACTACGCCGGGACGACCGGTGAGGCGTTCCGCGATCCGGTCAAGGGCAAGGAGCTAGCCACCGCCCAGTATGACCGCGGAGCGGACATCATCTACCACGCATCGGGCGGTACCGGAATCGGCGTTTTCGAGGCCGCGTCGGCCAAGAAGAAGATGGCGATCGGCGTGGATGCCGACCAGTCCCTGACCGTGAAACCAGACCAGCGCGGGCGCGTCCTCACCAGCATGATGAAGCGAGTGGACGTGGCGGTCTACTCAACGATCAAGTCGCTTGTGGGCGGCTCCTTCAAGGCCGGTGTCCAGTCGTTCGGGCTCAAGGAAGGCGGCGTGGGCTACGCTGTGAACGATTACAACCGCGAGATGATGAAGGAGTTCGTGCCGCGTCTGGAGGCCCTTAAGAAGGACATCGTTGCCGGCAAGATCAAGGTTCCATCCGACAAGACGCAGCTCGAGGCATTCCTGAAGGGAATCAAGCGCTAG